The following proteins are co-located in the Streptomyces bottropensis ATCC 25435 genome:
- a CDS encoding inositol-3-phosphate synthase produces MSASVSVTPPSVGVWLIGARGSVATTVVAGCAAVTAGLHAPTGMVTETPLFAGTRLVPLSALAFGGHDTVDCPLPKRAEALAAGGVLPHGLPAAVAAELAVADREIRPGGPLPGDTRTPDELISSHAADIQDFVRRRNLTRAVVVNVASTEPAPTGAALPPSSLYAAAALRAGCPYVNFTPSTGLHHPLLAPLAVSAGLPYAGRDGKTGQTLLRSVLGPMFAQRALAVRAWSGTNLLGGGDGAALADPAAAAAKNAGKERVLTDSLGATPEGETHIDDVPALGDWKTAWDHIAFDGFLGTRMVLQTTWQGCDSALAAPLVLDLARLLAGAHAAGLTGPLAELGFYFKDPVGDGPTALGEQYAALAGFAERLRPGAKPRTRPLRDPEAGPQAPGPEADPEAEPEPGRAAQPREETR; encoded by the coding sequence ATGTCCGCGTCCGTGTCCGTCACCCCACCGAGCGTCGGCGTCTGGCTGATCGGAGCACGGGGTTCCGTCGCCACCACCGTCGTCGCGGGCTGCGCGGCCGTCACGGCGGGCCTGCACGCCCCGACGGGCATGGTCACCGAGACCCCCCTCTTCGCCGGGACGCGCCTTGTGCCCCTGTCCGCCCTCGCCTTCGGCGGCCACGACACGGTCGACTGCCCCCTGCCCAAACGGGCCGAGGCCCTCGCGGCCGGGGGCGTCCTGCCGCACGGCCTTCCGGCGGCCGTCGCAGCCGAACTGGCCGTCGCCGACCGGGAGATCAGGCCCGGCGGCCCCCTCCCGGGCGACACCAGGACCCCCGACGAGCTGATCTCCTCCCACGCCGCCGACATCCAGGACTTCGTACGCCGCCGGAACCTGACCCGGGCCGTGGTGGTCAACGTCGCCTCCACGGAACCCGCGCCCACCGGCGCCGCCCTTCCTCCCAGCTCCCTCTACGCGGCGGCCGCCCTCCGCGCGGGCTGCCCCTACGTCAACTTCACCCCCTCGACCGGTCTCCACCACCCGCTACTGGCCCCGCTCGCCGTCTCCGCCGGACTCCCGTACGCGGGCCGCGACGGCAAGACCGGCCAGACCCTGCTCCGGTCCGTCCTCGGCCCGATGTTCGCCCAGCGGGCCCTGGCCGTCCGGGCCTGGTCCGGCACCAACCTCCTCGGCGGGGGTGACGGCGCCGCCCTCGCCGACCCGGCCGCCGCGGCTGCCAAGAACGCCGGCAAGGAACGCGTCCTGACCGACAGCCTGGGCGCCACCCCCGAGGGCGAGACCCATATCGACGACGTTCCCGCCCTCGGCGACTGGAAGACCGCCTGGGACCACATCGCCTTCGACGGTTTCCTCGGCACCCGGATGGTCCTCCAGACCACCTGGCAGGGCTGCGACTCCGCCCTCGCCGCCCCTCTGGTCCTGGACCTCGCCCGCCTCCTGGCCGGGGCCCACGCGGCGGGCCTCACCGGGCCCCTCGCCGAGCTGGGCTTCTACTTCAAGGACCCGGTGGGGGACGGCCCGACGGCCCTGGGGGAGCAGTACGCGGCGCTGGCCGGGTTCGCAGAGCGGCTGCGGCCGGGGGCGAAACCCCGGACGCGGCCCCTGCGCGACCCGGAAGCCGGGCCGCAAGCCCCCGGGCCGGAAGCCGACCCGGAGGCCGAGCCGGAACCGGGGCGTGCGGCGCAACCGCGCGAGGAGACACGATGA
- a CDS encoding sugar phosphate isomerase/epimerase family protein, which produces MSRHDTPLSFGYGTNGLADLRLDDALALLADLGYDGVGLTLDHMHLDPLAPDLAARTRRLARRLDALGLTVTVETGARYVLDPRRKHGPTLLDADPDDRARRADLLLRAIRVATELGAHAVHCFSGVAPPGTDEDTAWKRLPDALTPVLDAATAAGVPLAIEPEPGHLLATLADFHRLRETLGDPAALGLTLDIGHCQCLEPLPPADCVRAAAPWVRHVQIEDMRRGVHEHLPLGEGEIDFPSVLAALAAVDHRALTVVELPRHSHAGPHFAEQSLAFLERSLGLRHSATGRTILPGSTP; this is translated from the coding sequence ATGAGCCGCCACGACACCCCCCTCTCCTTCGGCTACGGCACCAACGGCCTCGCCGACCTCCGACTGGACGACGCCCTCGCCCTCCTCGCCGACCTCGGCTACGACGGCGTCGGTCTGACGCTCGACCACATGCACCTCGACCCGCTCGCCCCCGACCTCGCCGCCCGCACCCGGCGCCTCGCCCGCCGACTGGACGCCCTCGGCCTGACCGTCACCGTGGAGACCGGCGCCCGCTATGTGCTCGACCCGCGCCGCAAACACGGCCCCACGCTGCTGGACGCCGACCCCGACGACCGTGCCCGCCGGGCCGACCTGCTGCTCCGCGCCATACGGGTCGCCACCGAACTCGGCGCCCACGCCGTGCACTGCTTCAGCGGCGTCGCCCCGCCCGGCACGGACGAGGACACCGCCTGGAAACGTCTGCCCGACGCGCTCACCCCCGTCCTCGACGCCGCCACCGCCGCCGGCGTCCCCCTCGCGATCGAACCCGAACCCGGTCACCTCCTCGCCACGCTCGCCGACTTCCATCGCCTGCGCGAGACCCTCGGGGACCCCGCCGCCCTCGGCCTCACCCTGGACATCGGTCACTGCCAGTGCCTCGAACCCCTCCCTCCCGCCGACTGCGTCCGCGCCGCCGCGCCCTGGGTCCGCCACGTCCAGATCGAGGACATGCGACGCGGCGTCCACGAGCACCTCCCCCTCGGCGAGGGCGAGATCGACTTCCCGTCCGTCCTCGCGGCGCTGGCCGCCGTCGACCACCGAGCCCTGACCGTCGTCGAACTGCCCCGCCACTCCCACGCCGGCCCGCACTTCGCCGAGCAGTCCCTCGCGTTCCTCGAACGGTCCCTCGGCCTCCGCCACAGCGCGACCGGCCGCACCATCCTTCCCGGGAGCACCCCGTGA
- a CDS encoding EboA domain-containing protein, whose product MIHHHTPAGPTAHPAHTAPADLHRHLDAHLTEGARTWLARALDEAADHPGTHGPLAVWELRLAEAGRRCGTEHADAVRVLILHAARADADALTRVYDQGTADERRAVLHALPHLVPGPEALHLVEDALRTNDTRLVAAALGPYAARRLAPHHWRHAVLKCLFTGVRVDEITDLARRSRGDGELARMLGAFAEERTAAGRPVPEDLHRVLALTEPPPADEHDLDSAHGIHGTHGKES is encoded by the coding sequence GTGATCCACCACCACACCCCGGCCGGACCGACGGCCCACCCGGCGCACACCGCTCCCGCCGACCTGCACCGCCACCTCGACGCCCACCTCACCGAGGGCGCCCGCACCTGGCTGGCACGGGCGCTCGACGAGGCCGCCGACCATCCGGGCACCCATGGCCCCCTCGCCGTCTGGGAGCTGCGCCTCGCCGAGGCCGGCCGGCGCTGCGGCACCGAACACGCCGACGCCGTCCGCGTCCTGATCCTGCACGCGGCCCGCGCCGACGCCGACGCCCTCACCCGGGTCTACGACCAGGGCACCGCCGACGAACGCAGAGCGGTGCTCCACGCGCTGCCGCACCTCGTGCCCGGCCCCGAGGCGCTGCACCTCGTCGAGGACGCCCTGCGGACCAACGACACCCGTCTCGTCGCCGCCGCACTCGGCCCGTACGCCGCCCGCCGTCTGGCCCCGCACCACTGGCGGCACGCCGTGCTCAAGTGCCTGTTCACCGGTGTGCGCGTCGACGAGATCACCGACCTGGCCCGCCGCTCCCGCGGAGATGGCGAACTCGCCCGCATGCTCGGCGCCTTCGCCGAGGAACGCACCGCCGCGGGCCGTCCCGTACCCGAGGACCTGCACCGCGTCCTGGCCCTGACCGAGCCCCCACCGGCCGACGAGCACGACCTCGACAGCGCCCACGGCATCCACGGCACTCACGGCAAGGAGTCCTGA
- a CDS encoding TatD family hydrolase, which translates to MRIFDPHIHMTSRTTDDYEAMHEAGVRAVVEPAFWLGQPRTSAASFVDYFDSLLGWEPFRAAQYGIAHHCALALNPKEANDPRCTPVLDLLPRYLLKDRVVAVGEIGYDSMTPAEDHALEHQLQLAADHGLPALVHTPHRDKLAGLRRTLDAVRASALPVERVLLDHLNETTVKEARDSGAWLGFSVYPDTKMDEERMVAVLKESGPEKVLVNSAADWGRSDPLKTRKVADALLAAGFDEDDTDLVLWRNPVAFYGLSGRLALDVTATDPTHEGNSILRGGE; encoded by the coding sequence ATGCGCATCTTCGACCCCCACATCCACATGACGTCACGCACCACCGACGACTACGAGGCGATGCACGAGGCGGGCGTGCGCGCGGTCGTCGAGCCGGCCTTCTGGCTGGGCCAGCCCCGCACGTCGGCCGCCTCCTTCGTCGACTACTTCGACTCCCTGCTGGGCTGGGAGCCCTTCCGCGCCGCCCAGTACGGCATCGCCCACCACTGCGCCCTCGCCCTCAACCCCAAGGAGGCGAACGACCCGCGGTGCACACCGGTGCTAGACCTGCTGCCCCGCTATCTGCTCAAGGACCGGGTCGTCGCCGTCGGAGAGATCGGCTACGACTCCATGACCCCGGCCGAGGACCACGCACTCGAACACCAGCTGCAACTGGCCGCCGACCACGGCCTGCCCGCCCTCGTCCACACCCCGCACCGGGACAAGCTCGCCGGTCTGCGCCGCACCCTGGACGCCGTACGGGCCTCCGCCCTGCCCGTCGAGCGGGTGCTGCTCGACCACCTCAACGAGACCACCGTCAAGGAGGCCAGGGACAGCGGCGCCTGGCTCGGTTTCTCCGTCTACCCGGACACCAAGATGGACGAGGAACGCATGGTCGCCGTCCTCAAGGAGTCCGGCCCGGAGAAAGTCCTCGTCAACTCCGCCGCCGACTGGGGCAGAAGCGACCCCCTCAAGACCCGCAAGGTCGCGGACGCGCTGCTCGCCGCCGGGTTCGACGAGGACGACACCGACCTCGTGCTGTGGCGCAACCCCGTCGCCTTCTACGGACTCAGCGGGCGCCTCGCCCTGGACGTCACCGCCACGGACCCCACGCACGAGGGCAACAGCATCCTGCGCGGCGGTGAGTGA
- the eboE gene encoding metabolite traffic protein EboE, producing MRFRHPDGSTVHLAYCTNVHPAETLDGVLAQLRDHCEPVRRRLGRDRLGIGLWLARDAATALVTDPSALRGLRAELDRRGLEVVTLNGFPYEGFGAEEVKYRVYRPDWADPERLDHTTSLARVLARLLPDDVTEGTISTLPLAWRTAYDDSRAARAHAALRTLAERLDAVAELTGRSIRVGLEPEPGCTVETTADAIVPLTALGHDRIGVCVDTCHLATSFEDPHTALDALTRARVPVVKSQLSAALHAEHPHLPEVREALAAFAEPRFLHQTRTRSAAGLRGTDDLGEALEGDTLPDASPWRSHFHVPLHAAPAAPLTSTLPVLKAALAHLVGGPHPLTRHLEVETYTWQALPPELRPGTRAQLADGIAAELALARDLLTDLGLKELP from the coding sequence GTGCGCTTCCGCCACCCCGACGGCTCCACCGTCCACCTCGCCTACTGCACCAACGTGCACCCCGCCGAGACCCTCGACGGCGTCCTCGCCCAGCTGCGCGACCACTGCGAGCCCGTACGCCGCCGCCTCGGCCGCGACCGCCTCGGCATCGGCCTCTGGCTGGCCAGGGACGCCGCCACGGCCCTGGTGACCGACCCGTCCGCCCTGCGCGGCCTGCGCGCCGAACTCGACCGGCGCGGCCTGGAGGTCGTCACCCTCAACGGCTTCCCCTACGAGGGCTTCGGCGCCGAAGAGGTCAAGTACCGCGTGTACCGGCCCGACTGGGCCGACCCCGAGCGCCTCGACCACACCACCTCCCTCGCCCGTGTCCTCGCCCGGCTGCTCCCCGACGACGTGACCGAGGGCACCATCTCCACTCTCCCCCTGGCCTGGCGCACCGCCTACGACGACAGCCGCGCCGCCCGCGCCCACGCCGCCCTGCGCACTCTCGCCGAACGCCTCGACGCCGTGGCCGAGCTGACCGGCCGCTCCATCCGCGTCGGCCTGGAACCCGAACCCGGCTGCACCGTGGAGACGACCGCCGACGCCATCGTCCCGCTGACCGCCCTCGGCCACGACCGCATCGGTGTCTGCGTCGACACCTGCCACCTCGCCACCTCCTTCGAAGACCCGCACACCGCCCTGGACGCGCTCACCCGAGCCCGCGTCCCCGTCGTCAAATCCCAGCTGTCCGCCGCCCTGCACGCCGAACACCCGCACCTCCCCGAGGTCCGCGAGGCCCTCGCCGCCTTCGCCGAGCCCCGCTTCCTGCACCAGACCCGCACCCGCTCCGCCGCCGGCCTGCGCGGCACCGACGACCTCGGCGAGGCGCTGGAGGGCGACACCCTGCCCGACGCCTCCCCCTGGCGCTCCCACTTCCACGTCCCGCTCCACGCGGCCCCCGCCGCACCCCTCACCTCCACGCTCCCGGTCCTCAAGGCCGCCCTCGCCCACCTCGTCGGCGGCCCCCACCCCCTCACCCGCCATCTGGAGGTCGAGACCTACACCTGGCAGGCCCTGCCACCGGAGCTGCGCCCCGGCACCCGCGCCCAGCTCGCCGACGGCATCGCCGCCGAACTCGCCCTCGCCCGGGACCTGTTGACGGACCTCGGCCTCAAGGAGCTGCCATGA
- a CDS encoding nucleotide pyrophosphatase/phosphodiesterase family protein, producing MSRDDTAPHPATASAPASGPTPLLVLDVVGLTPRLLDHMPHLKALGQSGSRAPLGTVLPAVTCAAQSTFLTGTLPAEHGIVGNGWYFRELGDVLLWRQHNGLVVGDKLWDAARRVHPGYTVANICWWYAMGADTDFTVTPRPVYYSDGRKEPDCYTRPPALHDELTDRLGTFPLFHFWGPGADLVSSRWIIDATRHILRTRRPDLALCYLPHLDYDLQRHGPDDPRSLKAAADLDRAVAPLLDDARAQGRTVVALSEYGITRADRPVDINRALRRAGLLEVHTQDGMEYLDPMASRAFAVADHQIAHVYVRRPEDMDATREALADLPGIDQLLDDEGKKAHHLDHPRSGELVAVAEPDAWFTYYYWLDDDRAPDFARTVEIHRKPGYDPVELFMDPLDPYVKLKAATALARKKLGLRYRMAVVPLDPSPIRGSHGRLPTSDDDGPLIICSTPRAVGDRVAATDVKALLLRLAGLPDR from the coding sequence ATGAGCCGGGACGACACCGCCCCGCACCCCGCAACGGCTTCCGCGCCCGCGTCCGGCCCCACCCCTCTCCTCGTCCTGGACGTCGTCGGCCTCACCCCCCGTCTCCTCGACCACATGCCCCACCTCAAGGCCCTCGGGCAGTCAGGCTCCCGCGCCCCGCTCGGCACCGTGCTGCCCGCCGTCACCTGTGCCGCCCAGTCCACCTTCCTGACCGGCACGCTCCCCGCCGAGCACGGCATCGTCGGCAACGGCTGGTACTTCCGCGAACTCGGCGACGTCCTGCTGTGGCGCCAGCACAACGGCCTCGTCGTCGGCGACAAACTCTGGGACGCCGCCCGGCGCGTCCACCCCGGCTACACGGTCGCCAACATCTGCTGGTGGTACGCCATGGGCGCCGACACCGACTTCACCGTCACCCCCCGTCCCGTCTACTACTCCGACGGCCGCAAGGAGCCCGACTGCTACACCCGGCCCCCGGCCCTGCACGACGAGCTCACCGACAGGCTCGGCACGTTCCCCCTGTTCCACTTCTGGGGACCGGGCGCCGACCTCGTCTCCAGCCGCTGGATCATCGACGCGACCCGCCACATCCTCCGCACCCGCCGCCCCGACCTGGCCCTGTGCTACCTCCCCCACCTCGACTACGACCTGCAGCGCCACGGCCCCGACGACCCGCGCTCCCTGAAGGCGGCCGCCGACCTCGACCGGGCCGTGGCACCCTTGCTCGACGACGCCCGCGCGCAGGGCCGAACCGTCGTCGCGCTCTCCGAGTACGGCATCACCCGCGCCGACCGCCCCGTCGACATCAACCGCGCCCTGCGCCGCGCCGGCCTCCTGGAGGTGCACACCCAGGACGGCATGGAGTACCTCGACCCGATGGCCTCACGTGCCTTCGCGGTCGCCGACCACCAGATCGCCCACGTCTACGTACGCCGCCCCGAGGATATGGACGCCACCAGGGAAGCCCTCGCGGACCTGCCCGGTATCGATCAACTCCTCGACGACGAGGGCAAGAAGGCCCACCACCTCGACCATCCGCGCTCCGGCGAACTCGTCGCCGTCGCGGAGCCGGACGCCTGGTTCACGTACTACTACTGGCTCGACGACGACCGTGCGCCCGACTTCGCGCGCACCGTCGAGATCCATCGCAAACCCGGCTACGACCCGGTCGAGCTGTTCATGGACCCGCTCGACCCGTATGTGAAGCTCAAGGCGGCCACGGCACTGGCCCGCAAGAAACTGGGCCTGCGCTACCGCATGGCGGTCGTGCCGCTGGATCCCTCGCCTATTCGCGGCAGCCACGGCCGCCTGCCCACGAGCGACGACGACGGTCCGCTCATCATCTGCTCCACCCCCCGAGCCGTCGGCGACCGCGTGGCGGCCACCGATGTGAAAGCACTCCTGCTGCGTCTGGCCGGTCTCCCCGACCGGTGA
- a CDS encoding sugar phosphate isomerase/epimerase family protein: MSRTDKTDPELTHRLSRRGMLGVAAGATVAALLGAAAPAQAAAGTEAAAAGKGRGRPVLPPGRLGIQLYSLRDKVSTLGFAPVFAELKKYGYDEVEFAGYTQGSAGPITLTQLKRLARNHGLNPIGSHVGYYASDPNAYTFAQNLTKVLDDAQALGLKHIGTAAGPFRYGTTVDAVKRAAHEFNTYGAAARARGIKFYQHNHSEEFSFATDNPQVRLYDVLLRETDPDLVFLEMDIFWAYVAQFRFSKRPDGTAAPFEPLDYVQRRPDRYPLFHVKDGESDPSNPYGYRMTDVGDGDIDYQKFISAVNGLKGSRRAHHWQAEHDNPTESFTFARRSSEHLHALREEN; this comes from the coding sequence ATGAGCCGCACCGACAAGACGGATCCCGAACTCACCCACCGCCTCAGCAGACGAGGCATGCTCGGCGTCGCCGCGGGCGCCACCGTCGCCGCCCTGCTGGGCGCGGCCGCCCCCGCCCAGGCGGCCGCCGGCACCGAGGCGGCCGCCGCGGGCAAGGGCCGGGGCCGCCCCGTGCTCCCGCCCGGCCGCCTCGGCATCCAGCTCTACAGCCTCCGCGACAAGGTCTCCACCCTCGGCTTCGCCCCCGTCTTCGCCGAGCTGAAGAAGTACGGGTACGACGAGGTCGAGTTCGCCGGCTACACCCAGGGCTCGGCGGGCCCGATCACCCTCACCCAGCTCAAGCGGCTGGCCCGCAACCACGGCCTGAACCCGATCGGCAGCCACGTCGGCTACTACGCGAGCGACCCGAACGCGTACACCTTCGCCCAGAACCTCACCAAGGTCCTCGACGACGCCCAGGCCCTCGGCCTGAAGCACATCGGCACCGCCGCCGGCCCCTTCCGATACGGGACGACCGTCGACGCGGTGAAGCGGGCCGCCCACGAGTTCAACACCTACGGCGCGGCCGCCAGGGCGCGGGGCATCAAGTTCTACCAGCACAACCACTCCGAGGAGTTCTCCTTCGCCACCGACAACCCCCAGGTCCGCCTCTACGACGTCCTGCTCCGCGAGACCGACCCCGACCTCGTCTTCCTGGAGATGGACATCTTCTGGGCGTACGTCGCCCAGTTCCGTTTCTCCAAGCGGCCCGACGGCACCGCCGCTCCCTTCGAGCCGCTCGACTACGTCCAGCGCCGCCCGGACCGATACCCGCTGTTCCACGTCAAGGACGGCGAGAGCGACCCGTCGAACCCGTACGGCTACCGCATGACGGACGTCGGCGACGGCGACATCGACTACCAGAAGTTCATCTCGGCCGTCAACGGTCTGAAGGGGTCCCGCCGCGCCCACCACTGGCAGGCCGAACACGACAACCCCACCGAGTCCTTCACCTTCGCCCGCCGCTCCAGCGAGCACCTGCACGCGCTGCGGGAGGAGAACTGA
- a CDS encoding OFA family MFS transporter, translating to MATTDISTPVPYREVTDAGGRMYRIGESDLDIMGRKRKWMVILPWVGMMGISSAEYAFASAEETLHTAHSWSNQHIFWMLGVWVFFQAAVAFPAGKLRESGRLPARWAMMLGAVGTLLGYLSLAFAPHVVVAYIGFGMFSGMGAGMVYATCVNMVGKWYPERKGGKTGFVNGGFAYGSVPFVFIFTGFMDLTNFRWVLVGVGLFLAAVVAVAGHFFQDPPKNWWPAEVDPLRKPDDPRARRALEKNPPAVKQYTPSEAWRTGRVALMWFCLLCTSGVNIFGIAFQVPFGNEVGFAGGIVATAMSLKAIVNGTGRGVIGWLSDRYGRKQCLIFVCIVLGLSQYGILWSGNIGNLPLFLVFSSISGFGGGAIFPMFAAMTADYFGENNNASNYGLVYSSKLVSGLLGSGMGAVVVGAWDYAGAFVLAGSISLFAGFVAIFLHPPGRPRDRHIAPNPRPLGDEAA from the coding sequence ATGGCAACAACTGACATCTCCACACCCGTCCCCTACCGGGAGGTGACGGACGCAGGCGGCAGGATGTACCGGATCGGCGAGTCCGACCTGGACATCATGGGGCGCAAACGCAAGTGGATGGTCATCCTGCCGTGGGTGGGCATGATGGGCATCAGCTCGGCGGAGTACGCGTTCGCGTCCGCCGAGGAGACCCTGCACACCGCGCACAGCTGGAGCAACCAGCACATCTTCTGGATGCTGGGCGTGTGGGTGTTCTTCCAGGCCGCGGTGGCCTTCCCGGCGGGCAAGCTCCGGGAGAGCGGCAGACTGCCGGCCCGTTGGGCGATGATGCTGGGCGCCGTCGGCACCCTGCTCGGCTATCTGTCCCTGGCGTTCGCGCCGCACGTCGTCGTCGCATACATCGGCTTCGGCATGTTCAGCGGTATGGGCGCCGGCATGGTCTACGCGACCTGCGTGAACATGGTCGGCAAGTGGTACCCGGAGCGCAAGGGAGGCAAGACCGGCTTCGTGAACGGCGGGTTCGCCTACGGTTCGGTGCCGTTCGTGTTCATCTTCACCGGGTTCATGGACCTGACGAACTTCCGGTGGGTGCTCGTCGGCGTCGGTCTGTTCCTCGCGGCGGTCGTCGCCGTGGCGGGTCACTTCTTCCAGGACCCGCCGAAGAACTGGTGGCCCGCCGAGGTCGACCCGCTGCGCAAGCCGGACGACCCGCGCGCGCGACGCGCGCTGGAGAAGAACCCGCCGGCCGTGAAGCAGTACACGCCGAGCGAGGCATGGCGGACGGGCCGCGTCGCGCTGATGTGGTTCTGCCTCCTGTGCACCTCGGGCGTGAACATCTTCGGCATCGCCTTCCAGGTGCCCTTCGGCAACGAGGTCGGTTTCGCGGGCGGGATCGTGGCCACCGCCATGTCGCTGAAGGCGATCGTCAACGGTACCGGCCGCGGTGTCATCGGCTGGCTCTCCGACCGCTACGGCCGCAAGCAGTGTCTGATCTTCGTCTGCATCGTGCTGGGCCTGTCCCAGTACGGCATCCTCTGGTCCGGCAACATCGGCAACCTGCCGCTCTTCCTGGTGTTCTCCAGCATCTCCGGGTTCGGCGGCGGGGCCATCTTCCCGATGTTCGCGGCGATGACCGCGGACTACTTCGGCGAGAACAACAACGCCTCCAACTACGGTCTCGTCTACAGCTCCAAGCTGGTGTCGGGTCTGCTCGGCTCCGGTATGGGCGCCGTGGTCGTGGGCGCCTGGGACTACGCGGGCGCCTTCGTGCTCGCCGGCTCCATCTCGCTGTTCGCCGGGTTCGTGGCGATCTTCCTGCACCCGCCGGGGCGGCCGCGCGACCGGCACATCGCTCCCAACCCCCGTCCCCTCGGTGACGAAGCGGCCTGA